Proteins encoded by one window of Chondromyces crocatus:
- the larC gene encoding nickel pincer cofactor biosynthesis protein LarC, with translation MTTRMPLLEQGAGAGKILFFDTFSGIAGDMTISALLDLGVPLLVIERAVAALPIEGFHLHRGHAHRSGIVATSFDVHVEGKQPERTYGEIDAMLAAAPLEPAIATLARRIFRRLGEAESAVHRMPLESVHFHEVGAVDAIVDIVGAAAAIAYLGAEVVGSPLPMGRGFVRAQHGILPLPPPAVVTCLRGVPTYGVNLDAELVTPTGAAIIATVATRFERWPTFAPERVGFGAGQRELPDRPNLLRVVLGSPPTVEESGSASHVVLEANVDDMTGEIAGHAIEALLAVGAVDAWATPITMKKGRPALTISALAPAPQADAVATTLLTETTTIGVRRVPVNRTERPRRSITVETVYGAIRVKVSEGPFGPPQVKPEFDDCAAAARTHGVPVREVVSAALAATRI, from the coding sequence GTGACGACGCGCATGCCCCTCCTGGAGCAGGGAGCCGGGGCGGGCAAGATCCTGTTCTTCGACACGTTCAGCGGCATCGCGGGGGACATGACCATCTCCGCGCTCCTCGATCTCGGGGTGCCGTTGCTGGTCATCGAGCGTGCCGTGGCGGCGCTCCCCATCGAGGGGTTCCACCTCCACCGAGGCCACGCGCACCGCAGCGGGATCGTTGCGACGTCCTTCGACGTCCACGTGGAAGGGAAGCAGCCGGAGCGGACCTATGGCGAGATCGACGCGATGCTCGCCGCGGCGCCGCTCGAACCAGCGATCGCGACCCTCGCGCGCAGGATCTTCCGCCGCCTGGGCGAGGCGGAGTCGGCGGTGCATCGGATGCCGCTGGAGAGCGTGCACTTCCACGAGGTCGGCGCGGTCGACGCGATCGTGGACATCGTCGGCGCGGCCGCCGCGATCGCCTATCTGGGAGCGGAAGTCGTGGGCTCTCCGCTCCCGATGGGGCGAGGCTTCGTTCGTGCGCAGCACGGGATCTTGCCGCTGCCGCCGCCGGCGGTGGTCACCTGTTTGCGCGGGGTTCCGACGTATGGCGTGAACCTGGACGCCGAGCTGGTGACCCCGACGGGCGCCGCGATCATCGCGACGGTGGCGACCCGCTTCGAGCGCTGGCCGACGTTCGCGCCCGAGCGCGTCGGCTTCGGGGCCGGTCAGCGTGAGCTTCCGGATCGCCCGAACCTGCTGCGGGTCGTCCTCGGCAGTCCTCCCACCGTGGAGGAGTCCGGCTCGGCCTCGCACGTCGTCCTCGAGGCGAACGTGGACGACATGACCGGCGAGATCGCAGGGCATGCGATCGAGGCGTTGCTCGCGGTCGGTGCGGTGGATGCCTGGGCGACGCCGATCACGATGAAGAAGGGTCGTCCGGCGCTCACCATCTCCGCGCTCGCGCCTGCGCCTCAGGCCGACGCCGTGGCGACCACGCTGCTCACGGAGACGACCACGATCGGCGTTCGTCGTGTCCCGGTGAACCGCACGGAGCGACCGAGGCGCTCGATCACCGTGGAGACCGTCTACGGAGCGATCCGGGTGAAGGTCAGCGAGGGACCGTTCGGCCCCCCGCAGGTGAAACCCGAGTTCGATGACTGTGCAGCGGCAGCGCGTACGCACGGCGTGCCGGTCCGCGAGGTGGTCTCGGCAGCCCTCGCCGCGACCAGGATCTGA
- the trxA gene encoding thioredoxin, with the protein MSVPEISEQDFEREVLRSELPVLIDFTATWCGPCKTVAPEVEAVARELADKAKVVKIDIDKSKRLATMMRVQAVPTFMVFHRGRPVAADQGVLRKNQLRALIEPFLPRAEGAVRAPELVQLLQERQVVPVDTRELAAFNRAHIPGAVNMPIEEIENRLAELHMLPGAPVLYCRSGDKSKDLVAKLAEEGTPVAFLEGGFLAWEAELLPIERAD; encoded by the coding sequence ATGTCTGTCCCCGAGATCTCCGAGCAGGACTTCGAGCGTGAGGTGCTTCGTAGCGAGCTCCCGGTGCTCATCGACTTCACGGCCACGTGGTGCGGCCCCTGCAAGACCGTCGCGCCCGAGGTGGAAGCGGTAGCGCGAGAGCTCGCGGACAAGGCGAAGGTCGTCAAGATCGACATCGACAAGTCGAAGCGGCTCGCCACCATGATGCGCGTCCAGGCCGTGCCCACCTTCATGGTCTTTCACCGGGGCCGCCCTGTCGCCGCCGACCAGGGGGTGCTGCGCAAGAACCAGCTCCGTGCCCTCATCGAGCCCTTCCTGCCGCGCGCCGAGGGCGCGGTCAGGGCGCCTGAACTCGTGCAGCTCCTCCAGGAGCGCCAGGTCGTCCCCGTGGATACCCGCGAGCTCGCTGCGTTCAACCGGGCGCACATCCCGGGTGCCGTCAACATGCCGATCGAAGAGATCGAGAACCGCCTGGCGGAGCTTCACATGCTCCCGGGCGCCCCCGTTCTCTACTGTCGGAGCGGAGACAAGTCGAAAGACCTCGTCGCGAAGCTGGCCGAAGAAGGGACGCCCGTCGCCTTCCTCGAAGGTGGCTTTCTGGCCTGGGAAGCCGAGCTGCTCCCCATCGAGCGGGCCGACTGA
- the tpx gene encoding thiol peroxidase → MGHTTLWLGHPTELEGPRLSQGDGAPADFSLTSNEMQPIPGEALSGKPRVLVAVPSLDTPVCDRESRRFNEEAAKLPGVSILIVSMDLPFAQQRWCGAAGIERVKTFSDFKERSFGRAYGVFAPAVGLLARAVFVIDASDVVQHVEYLSDVSDEPDYDAALKAARALG, encoded by the coding sequence ATGGGACACACGACTTTGTGGCTAGGTCATCCGACGGAACTCGAAGGTCCTCGTCTTTCGCAGGGAGACGGAGCACCGGCCGACTTCTCCCTCACCAGCAACGAGATGCAACCGATCCCCGGGGAAGCGCTCTCCGGAAAACCTCGGGTCCTGGTCGCGGTCCCTTCCCTCGACACGCCCGTCTGCGATCGCGAGAGTCGACGCTTCAATGAAGAGGCCGCGAAGCTGCCAGGCGTGTCGATCCTCATCGTGAGCATGGACCTTCCCTTCGCGCAGCAGCGCTGGTGCGGTGCTGCAGGTATCGAGCGGGTGAAGACCTTCTCCGACTTCAAGGAGCGCTCGTTCGGCCGAGCCTACGGAGTGTTCGCACCTGCCGTGGGCCTGCTGGCGCGCGCCGTCTTCGTGATCGACGCGAGCGACGTCGTTCAGCATGTCGAGTACCTGAGCGACGTGTCCGACGAGCCGGACTATGACGCCGCGCTCAAGGCAGCTCGCGCGCTGGGCTGA
- a CDS encoding ABC transporter permease: MTHFAILWHRIAWSRRAALGAVLLGMLSLVGIFAEFIAGPAPIIWTGPRGVEVLGSVVHADELDASSDEIRFARYETGTGIWPLVRYGPTHPSDAGPSAAPSSRHPLGTDMKGRDLTARLVYGARTALGLSLAAVLTGMFLGVLLGGFAGTYRGFWNDRLVRLVETVDTFPAIIMVALIRAIEREPSALSLVLAAAVVRWAEIARLVRAEVLRASAEDYVLAAKALGCSDLRVFFRHILPNALGPVIVSSVFGVTSVVLLETAISFLPMGAPAQAASWGETLAQAALHPENLRLLLWPGALLLLTIGGSYLLADALRDAVDPRTVRTREERRG, translated from the coding sequence GTGACCCACTTCGCGATCCTGTGGCACCGCATCGCCTGGAGCCGACGCGCTGCCCTCGGCGCCGTGCTCCTCGGCATGCTGTCGCTCGTCGGAATCTTCGCGGAGTTCATCGCAGGCCCCGCCCCCATCATCTGGACCGGGCCGCGCGGGGTCGAGGTGCTCGGCTCCGTGGTCCACGCAGACGAGCTCGATGCCTCGAGCGACGAGATCCGCTTCGCTCGGTACGAGACCGGGACGGGCATCTGGCCCCTCGTCCGATATGGGCCGACGCATCCCAGCGACGCCGGACCGAGCGCCGCGCCCTCATCGCGCCATCCTCTCGGCACGGACATGAAAGGCCGCGACCTCACCGCGAGGCTCGTCTACGGCGCACGGACTGCGCTCGGACTCTCGCTCGCCGCCGTGCTCACGGGGATGTTCCTCGGCGTCCTCCTCGGCGGGTTTGCTGGCACGTACCGCGGCTTCTGGAACGATCGCCTGGTCCGCCTCGTGGAGACGGTCGACACATTCCCGGCGATCATCATGGTCGCCCTGATCCGCGCGATCGAGCGAGAGCCATCCGCGCTCTCGCTCGTGCTCGCGGCGGCCGTCGTGCGCTGGGCGGAGATTGCGCGCCTCGTCCGCGCCGAGGTGCTCCGCGCATCGGCCGAAGACTACGTGCTCGCGGCGAAGGCCCTGGGCTGCTCCGACCTGCGGGTGTTCTTTCGCCACATCTTGCCGAACGCCCTGGGCCCCGTGATCGTCAGCTCGGTGTTCGGTGTGACGTCCGTCGTGCTCCTGGAAACGGCGATCTCATTCTTGCCGATGGGCGCGCCCGCGCAGGCAGCCTCGTGGGGCGAGACGCTGGCCCAGGCCGCTCTCCATCCGGAGAACCTGCGCCTTCTCCTCTGGCCCGGCGCCCTGCTCCTGCTCACCATCGGAGGCAGCTACCTGCTCGCAGACGCGCTCCGGGACGCCGTGGATCCGAGGACCGTGCGGACGCGCGAAGAGCGCCGCGGCTGA
- a CDS encoding ABC transporter permease — protein sequence MLRHALRRLLWTLPTLFAVSVVTFLVLSFVPDPVDDPRFTAALSRADRERMRRERYLDLPRFINPNPRDVRTRAMEAVREIAAGGDQAARAAATLQRLGGAALPHVLPALDTLAPEPRTEVALALAPVAERMHLPRAEDARNPARAVAFWTRFWDDRGVEFRAASVRSAVSRFTRYGSSSRAAELRELDTFALEFVIKAMPPPRDPTSLQRAQALVEIAADVTSVDDRIGPDDDLATAQACVTRWQTYWSVYRGDFAVFSGPSRIAAMILETRYGKWALGAITHRFGVAASGEPVLDELRRRLPVTLTLVLGAIMMAYAFAIPLGALSAASRGRKTDLIIACTVLGLCVLPTPVLAIALAPRSGSGGGSLLLPTAILAVGLIAAPTRQQRSALSTVLTQEVIRAARARGAGRLRALLAHGVRNTLLPVVTLAVVEPPLAIGGAFVVEHVFRLEGLGEATILAVQTRDANWLMALSLFAAAIAALAVIATDLAYVLLDPRLARSVLSRRRRG from the coding sequence ATGCTGCGCCATGCGTTGAGACGACTCCTGTGGACCCTGCCGACACTCTTCGCGGTGTCGGTGGTGACGTTCCTGGTCCTGTCGTTCGTCCCGGATCCCGTGGACGATCCGCGCTTCACCGCAGCGCTGAGCCGTGCCGATCGAGAACGGATGCGACGGGAGCGGTACCTCGATCTCCCACGCTTCATCAACCCGAACCCCAGGGACGTGCGCACGCGCGCCATGGAGGCGGTGCGAGAGATCGCGGCGGGTGGAGATCAAGCCGCGCGCGCGGCGGCCACCTTGCAACGGCTCGGCGGCGCCGCGCTCCCCCACGTGCTGCCAGCGCTGGACACGCTCGCCCCCGAGCCACGGACCGAGGTCGCCCTCGCCCTCGCCCCCGTCGCGGAAAGGATGCACCTGCCGCGCGCGGAGGATGCCAGGAACCCGGCGCGCGCCGTGGCCTTCTGGACGCGCTTCTGGGACGACCGGGGCGTGGAATTCCGCGCAGCCTCCGTGCGCAGCGCGGTGAGTCGCTTCACCCGCTACGGCTCCAGCTCGCGCGCCGCGGAGCTGCGGGAGCTGGACACGTTCGCCCTCGAGTTCGTGATCAAGGCGATGCCTCCACCCCGGGATCCAACGAGCTTGCAACGAGCGCAGGCGCTCGTGGAGATCGCCGCCGACGTGACCAGCGTGGACGATCGGATCGGTCCCGACGACGATCTCGCGACCGCGCAGGCCTGCGTGACCCGATGGCAGACCTACTGGTCGGTCTATCGAGGCGACTTTGCCGTGTTCAGCGGCCCCTCGCGCATCGCGGCCATGATCCTGGAGACCCGCTACGGCAAGTGGGCCCTGGGCGCGATCACCCACCGCTTCGGTGTGGCCGCCAGCGGAGAACCCGTCCTCGACGAGCTGCGCCGCCGCCTCCCCGTGACCCTCACGCTGGTCCTCGGCGCCATCATGATGGCGTATGCGTTCGCGATCCCCCTCGGTGCGCTCAGCGCGGCCTCGCGCGGGCGAAAGACGGATCTGATCATCGCGTGCACCGTGCTCGGCCTCTGCGTTTTGCCGACACCCGTCCTCGCCATCGCCCTCGCACCGCGAAGCGGCAGCGGTGGCGGCAGCCTGCTCCTCCCCACAGCGATCCTCGCCGTGGGGCTCATCGCAGCCCCCACACGCCAGCAGCGCTCGGCGCTGTCGACGGTGCTGACCCAGGAGGTGATCCGGGCCGCGCGTGCTCGGGGTGCGGGTCGCCTGCGAGCCCTCCTGGCTCATGGCGTCCGGAACACGCTCCTCCCCGTCGTGACGCTGGCGGTCGTCGAGCCGCCGCTCGCGATCGGCGGCGCGTTCGTCGTGGAGCATGTCTTCCGCCTGGAAGGTCTCGGTGAGGCCACGATCCTCGCCGTGCAGACGCGCGACGCGAACTGGCTGATGGCGCTCTCGCTCTTTGCGGCGGCGATCGCGGCGCTGGCGGTGATCGCGACCGACCTCGCCTACGTCCTCCTCGATCCTCGGCTGGCGCGGAGCGTGCTCTCCAGGAGACGACGCGGGTGA
- a CDS encoding Stp1/IreP family PP2C-type Ser/Thr phosphatase, translated as MGQVREHNEDNFIVADLTKGTRGLMEAERTQLVGERGALFGVCDGMGGAAAGEVASQLAVDIIYQRMLAGPEPADHDELAARLVLAIEAAGLRIFSEAKLDRTRRGMGTTSTVAALLDDHLFVGQVGDSRAYILRGDRLVQVTRDQSLVNQLIEAGQLTEEEAETFEHNNIILQALGTAESVQVDLTCVVLKHGDVLLLCSDGLSGMVRNDEIREILRTIEEPLEACRVLTERANQAGGHDNITVVVARFEGDSLDKPSREDTESLKYQKYQLPEHLLAATSVPEPTRRAREVEERKISQRPPAPRLWTPGSEDGSGGGDDSDERHGDDEQDDDDDRMANRALPGDDAIHIPTEGAPQWLVIMMIASAVACVFIAGYYLFR; from the coding sequence GTGGGCCAGGTCCGCGAACACAACGAAGACAACTTCATCGTCGCCGATCTGACGAAGGGCACCCGAGGCCTGATGGAGGCCGAACGCACCCAGCTCGTGGGGGAGCGAGGTGCCCTCTTCGGTGTGTGCGACGGGATGGGCGGTGCCGCGGCGGGCGAGGTCGCAAGCCAGCTCGCCGTGGACATCATCTACCAGCGCATGCTCGCCGGCCCAGAGCCGGCCGATCACGACGAACTCGCCGCGCGCCTCGTGCTCGCGATCGAGGCCGCCGGGCTCCGCATCTTCAGCGAAGCGAAGCTCGATCGGACGCGCCGAGGGATGGGGACGACGTCAACCGTCGCGGCGCTCCTCGATGATCATCTCTTCGTGGGGCAGGTCGGTGACAGCCGCGCATACATCCTGCGTGGCGACCGGCTGGTGCAGGTGACCCGCGATCAGTCGCTGGTGAACCAGCTCATCGAAGCCGGTCAGCTCACCGAGGAAGAAGCGGAGACCTTCGAGCACAACAACATCATCCTCCAGGCGCTCGGCACCGCAGAGTCCGTGCAGGTCGACCTGACCTGTGTCGTCCTCAAGCACGGTGACGTGCTGCTCCTCTGCTCCGACGGGCTCTCCGGGATGGTGCGCAACGACGAGATCCGCGAGATCCTCCGCACCATCGAGGAGCCACTGGAGGCGTGTCGTGTGCTCACCGAGAGGGCCAACCAGGCCGGAGGTCACGACAACATCACCGTGGTCGTGGCCAGGTTCGAAGGCGACTCCCTCGACAAGCCGTCGCGGGAGGACACCGAGAGCCTGAAGTACCAGAAGTACCAGCTCCCCGAGCATTTGCTGGCCGCGACCTCCGTGCCCGAGCCGACGCGACGCGCCCGGGAGGTCGAGGAGCGAAAGATCTCCCAGCGCCCGCCGGCCCCGCGACTCTGGACGCCAGGCTCCGAGGATGGATCCGGCGGAGGGGACGACAGCGACGAGCGGCATGGCGACGACGAGCAAGACGACGATGACGACCGCATGGCGAACCGCGCCTTGCCGGGAGACGACGCGATCCACATTCCCACCGAGGGCGCGCCGCAGTGGCTCGTCATCATGATGATCGCCAGCGCCGTCGCGTGTGTCTTCATTGCGGGCTACTACCTGTTCCGATAG
- a CDS encoding FHA domain-containing protein codes for MTLPSAASHQAPISQLAATQASQGALQQDASAPAVSSQDPEAGRSSASGGRAQSRLRPEVPGFSFTPPTAQREVPAQPAFVPEERTTVESLMPATVALRVLCTSCDSENPPGYRFCVTCGSSLKASRPESRTVPEPSTQMGAAVPPPSPTPPVEATLRVERGKDDTIPRGALEPHVPGHGTPSPLDGGVTHEKIVGAPVVDISAARHAPTRMIECSRCHGHCLATTRFCKYCGAPLEGERSAPLSLGGVPPTDVRVEHQPTSSDARESHSTAEELSTLPSSTETSGGAKLSQLAAPPLRSPHAVRPAGSWPDTRAGRAPEGRLVVIVEDGSEGKSFPLSGRQIDIGRTEGDIHLEDDLYVAPRHARLIPHEGTWILRDLGSVNRSYLRIRQPHSLRDADLLLLGLEVLQFQTVSDGERGLGHAIQHGTLLFGSPAVQRRARLCQRTVEGVVRDVYHLHRDETVIGRETGDIVFTSDPFLSRRHAVIRRNPVTSEFTLTDLDSSNGTYVAVREDVTLANGDFVRVGQHLFRVDLS; via the coding sequence TTGACCCTGCCTTCTGCAGCGAGCCACCAAGCGCCCATCTCGCAGCTCGCAGCGACCCAGGCATCGCAGGGCGCACTCCAGCAGGACGCCAGCGCCCCCGCCGTGTCCTCTCAGGATCCCGAGGCTGGACGATCGAGCGCGTCAGGAGGACGAGCCCAGAGCCGCTTGCGACCGGAGGTCCCCGGCTTCTCGTTCACGCCCCCCACGGCCCAGCGGGAGGTCCCCGCGCAGCCAGCCTTCGTCCCGGAGGAGCGAACTACCGTCGAGTCGCTCATGCCTGCAACGGTGGCGCTCCGGGTCCTCTGCACGAGCTGTGACTCCGAGAACCCTCCCGGCTATCGCTTCTGCGTCACGTGCGGCTCGTCGCTCAAGGCCTCACGCCCCGAGAGCCGGACGGTCCCGGAGCCGTCGACCCAGATGGGAGCAGCCGTTCCCCCGCCCTCGCCCACGCCCCCCGTCGAGGCGACGTTGCGCGTCGAGCGCGGCAAGGACGACACGATCCCTCGTGGCGCCCTGGAGCCTCATGTGCCCGGCCACGGGACGCCTTCGCCACTCGACGGAGGCGTGACGCACGAGAAGATCGTGGGCGCCCCGGTGGTCGACATCTCGGCGGCGAGACATGCCCCCACCCGCATGATCGAGTGCAGCCGCTGCCACGGGCATTGCCTCGCGACGACCCGCTTCTGCAAGTACTGTGGCGCGCCGCTCGAAGGGGAACGCTCGGCACCCCTCTCTCTCGGAGGCGTCCCACCGACCGATGTGCGGGTGGAGCACCAGCCGACGTCGAGCGACGCTCGGGAGAGCCACAGCACGGCGGAAGAACTTTCCACGCTCCCCAGCTCCACGGAGACCTCGGGCGGGGCGAAGCTCTCGCAGCTCGCAGCCCCACCCCTTCGGTCCCCTCACGCCGTGAGACCGGCGGGTTCCTGGCCAGACACCCGAGCCGGCCGGGCCCCCGAGGGAAGGCTGGTCGTCATTGTCGAAGACGGCAGCGAAGGGAAGTCTTTTCCGCTGTCGGGCCGACAAATCGATATCGGTCGGACCGAGGGCGACATCCACCTCGAAGACGATCTTTACGTCGCTCCGCGGCATGCACGGCTGATTCCCCATGAAGGGACCTGGATTCTCCGGGACCTGGGGAGCGTCAACCGGAGCTACCTCCGCATCCGTCAGCCTCATTCTCTGCGAGATGCTGACTTGCTTCTCCTGGGGCTGGAGGTGTTACAGTTTCAGACCGTGAGTGACGGGGAGCGAGGCCTCGGCCATGCGATCCAACACGGGACTCTGCTTTTCGGCTCGCCGGCCGTCCAGCGACGTGCACGGCTCTGCCAGAGGACGGTCGAAGGCGTGGTGCGCGACGTCTATCACTTGCACCGGGATGAGACCGTGATCGGCAGAGAAACCGGGGATATCGTGTTCACGTCGGACCCGTTCCTCTCGAGGCGACATGCGGTCATCCGGAGAAATCCGGTGACCAGCGAGTTCACCCTGACCGATCTCGACTCGTCGAACGGAACTTACGTCGCGGTCCGGGAGGACGTTACCCTGGCCAACGGGGATTTCGTTCGCGTCGGGCAGCACCTGTTCCGCGTGGACCTATCGTGA
- a CDS encoding tetratricopeptide repeat protein — translation MRWFHASALAVVVAATVGCASMPAEVYVHSFASGQRAFHAGRYKEAARAFTEAATKADRVKDRDEAYFMAARAHERDADWASAQRAYEQLVAASPKGPRAVRAEFELAELAIRQGDETQGFAQLFAALRRHPEHGFARRALRMLVDHQEALGGPAGAVSWLEREGSGLRGTELDQMVRYELGRAEERAGDRARALRTLLDAARAHPYPTGPLTDNALFHAARLAEELGRPEEAISILRELLAPRETASTGSYERPLFDDAQLRIAQIYRDTLKDHASARREFRRLYEKHRTSLMRDDVLWAEAKLWLEDGQQREACSVAALLRRDFPESRYARCAHRLCPTLEASGKPCAAYIERDLTQKDDEGER, via the coding sequence GTGAGGTGGTTCCACGCCTCGGCACTCGCCGTCGTCGTCGCTGCGACGGTGGGCTGTGCGTCGATGCCTGCCGAGGTCTACGTTCACTCGTTCGCCTCCGGACAGCGCGCCTTCCACGCCGGTCGCTACAAGGAAGCCGCGCGCGCGTTCACGGAGGCGGCGACGAAGGCGGATCGGGTGAAGGATCGCGACGAGGCGTATTTCATGGCGGCTCGCGCCCACGAGCGCGACGCCGACTGGGCCTCTGCGCAGCGGGCCTACGAGCAGCTCGTCGCCGCCTCCCCGAAAGGTCCCCGCGCGGTGCGCGCCGAGTTCGAGCTGGCCGAGCTGGCCATCCGCCAAGGCGACGAAACGCAGGGTTTCGCGCAGCTCTTCGCGGCCCTGCGACGTCACCCCGAGCACGGGTTCGCGCGCCGTGCGCTCCGCATGCTGGTCGATCATCAAGAAGCACTGGGTGGGCCAGCAGGCGCGGTGTCCTGGCTCGAGCGCGAGGGATCCGGGCTGCGAGGAACGGAGCTCGACCAGATGGTGCGCTACGAGCTCGGACGCGCGGAGGAGCGCGCCGGGGATCGTGCGCGCGCGCTCCGAACGCTGCTCGACGCGGCCCGCGCCCACCCCTACCCGACAGGTCCGCTCACCGACAATGCGTTGTTTCACGCCGCGCGTCTCGCAGAGGAGCTGGGCCGCCCCGAGGAGGCGATCAGCATCCTGAGAGAGCTGCTCGCGCCGCGCGAGACGGCGTCGACGGGAAGCTACGAGCGGCCGCTGTTCGACGACGCGCAGCTACGCATTGCGCAGATTTACAGAGACACGTTGAAGGATCACGCCTCGGCGAGGCGAGAGTTCCGGAGACTCTACGAGAAGCACCGCACATCGCTCATGCGCGACGACGTGCTCTGGGCCGAGGCGAAGCTGTGGCTCGAGGACGGACAGCAACGAGAAGCGTGCTCCGTTGCCGCCCTCCTTCGAAGAGACTTCCCCGAGTCACGCTACGCGCGCTGCGCACACCGGCTTTGCCCGACGCTCGAAGCGTCCGGCAAGCCTTGTGCAGCGTACATCGAGCGCGACTTGACGCAGAAAGACGATGAAGGCGAGCGGTGA
- the ltaE gene encoding low-specificity L-threonine aldolase — MIDLRSDTVTRPTEAMRRAMVSAPVGDDVYREDPTMRRLEERAAEITGKQAALFVPSGTMSNQIALLCHTQRGDEVVIGEGAHCAFYESGAGAAWSGVQFQVAGQGGLFTAEELEAAIKPPAYYMPRTRLVALENTHNRAGGTVFPEQHVLQIAAVARKHGLALHLDGARLWNAAVATGHTVAALAAPFDTVSVCFSKGLGAPVGSALCGSAEQIAAALRFRKMLGGGMRQAGVLAAAALHALEHHRVRLVEDHHAAERIASALREVPGASIPVPETNIVMVDTPGVPAARFVEAAEERGVLVSAFGPHRVRLCTHLDLATEDVPRATDALVQALRIAMQKANA, encoded by the coding sequence ATGATCGACCTCCGCTCCGACACCGTGACTCGTCCGACAGAGGCCATGCGCCGCGCCATGGTCAGCGCTCCGGTAGGAGACGATGTCTACCGCGAGGATCCGACGATGCGGCGGCTCGAAGAGCGGGCCGCAGAGATCACCGGCAAGCAAGCCGCGCTCTTCGTGCCGAGCGGGACGATGAGCAACCAGATCGCCCTGCTCTGCCACACCCAGCGCGGTGACGAAGTGGTGATCGGCGAAGGAGCACACTGCGCCTTCTACGAGTCGGGCGCGGGCGCCGCGTGGAGCGGCGTGCAGTTCCAGGTGGCAGGCCAGGGCGGGCTGTTCACGGCAGAGGAGCTGGAGGCCGCCATCAAGCCGCCCGCCTACTACATGCCGCGCACGAGGCTCGTCGCGCTCGAGAACACGCACAACCGAGCGGGAGGTACCGTGTTTCCCGAGCAGCACGTCCTCCAGATTGCAGCGGTGGCCAGGAAGCATGGGCTCGCCCTGCACCTCGACGGGGCGCGGCTGTGGAACGCAGCAGTGGCGACAGGGCATACGGTCGCCGCGCTCGCCGCGCCGTTCGATACGGTGAGCGTCTGCTTCTCGAAGGGCCTGGGCGCTCCAGTGGGCTCGGCGCTGTGCGGGAGCGCCGAGCAGATCGCGGCGGCGCTCAGGTTCAGGAAGATGCTGGGTGGCGGGATGCGTCAGGCGGGTGTGCTCGCAGCGGCCGCGCTCCACGCGCTGGAGCATCACCGAGTGCGCCTCGTCGAGGACCACCACGCAGCCGAGCGCATCGCATCGGCGTTGCGCGAGGTGCCGGGAGCGAGCATTCCGGTACCGGAAACGAACATCGTGATGGTCGACACCCCGGGCGTTCCAGCAGCCCGCTTCGTGGAGGCCGCAGAGGAGCGAGGGGTCCTGGTCTCGGCGTTCGGCCCGCACAGGGTTCGTCTGTGCACCCACCTGGATCTCGCGACGGAAGACGTCCCCCGCGCCACGGACGCGCTGGTGCAGGCGCTCCGCATCGCCATGCAGAAAGCGAACGCGTGA